In the genome of Deinococcus deserti VCD115, one region contains:
- the nuoE gene encoding NADH-quinone oxidoreductase subunit NuoE produces the protein MSYFADKQGLVADIIRRYPDSPQGRRSALMPLLREVQNAEGFISEARMAEIGALCGTTATEVRSVLSFYSTYHTVPTGRHHLQVCSTLMCALAGSDELWDYLVSELDVQPGEVTPDGAFSVQKVECLGSCGTAPMMQVNDLGYYENVTRTKCDRLLSAMRAGQTPTPDNPVPVTVNAEGRQVLAGGDAVGTSITGLAKLPGADGQGGRA, from the coding sequence TTGAGTTATTTCGCAGACAAACAGGGCCTGGTCGCGGACATCATTCGCCGCTACCCGGATTCACCCCAGGGCCGCCGCTCGGCGCTGATGCCGCTGCTGCGTGAAGTCCAGAACGCCGAGGGCTTCATCAGTGAGGCGCGCATGGCCGAGATCGGCGCCTTGTGCGGCACCACCGCCACGGAAGTGCGCTCGGTCCTGAGCTTCTATTCCACCTACCACACGGTTCCCACCGGCCGGCACCACCTGCAGGTGTGCTCCACGCTGATGTGCGCGCTGGCCGGCAGCGACGAACTGTGGGATTACCTGGTCTCGGAGCTTGACGTGCAGCCCGGTGAGGTCACGCCCGACGGCGCGTTCAGCGTGCAGAAGGTCGAGTGCCTGGGTTCGTGCGGCACCGCGCCGATGATGCAGGTCAATGATCTGGGCTACTACGAGAACGTGACCCGGACCAAGTGTGACCGCCTGCTCTCGGCCATGCGCGCCGGGCAGACGCCCACGCCCGACAACCCGGTTCCCGTGACCGTGAATGCCGAAGGCCGCCAGGTTCTGGCTGGCGGTGACGCGGTGGGGACCAGCATCACCGGGCTGGCCAAGCTGCCCGGAGCCGATGGCCAGGGAGGACGCGCATGA
- a CDS encoding NADH-quinone oxidoreductase subunit A: MLLVALSIGILAVLVSALLGPKKSSRTKLMAYESGNDPEGGGVGTGQRWPVHFYLVAMLFIVFDIETAFFYPLAVAYQKLIPFAFFEALTFVLLLLVGYYYVLKKRVLEWS, encoded by the coding sequence TAAGCATCGGCATTCTCGCTGTTCTGGTCAGCGCCCTCCTGGGACCTAAAAAGTCCAGCCGGACCAAGCTGATGGCCTACGAGAGTGGCAATGACCCGGAAGGTGGGGGCGTGGGCACCGGTCAGCGCTGGCCCGTGCACTTCTACCTCGTGGCCATGCTGTTCATCGTTTTCGACATCGAGACTGCGTTTTTCTATCCGCTGGCGGTGGCCTACCAGAAGCTGATTCCCTTTGCATTTTTCGAGGCGCTCACTTTTGTGCTGCTGCTGCTGGTCGGGTACTACTACGTGCTGAAAAAGCGGGTTCTGGAATGGTCCTGA
- a CDS encoding NuoB/complex I 20 kDa subunit family protein — MALKELFDRDWQELESEGILFSNLEKLVAWGRSNSLWPATFGLACCAIEMMSSTNARNDMARFGSEVFRASPRQADVMIVAGRLSKKMAPVMRRVYDQMPDPKWVIAMGACASSGGMFNNYAIVQNVDSVVPVDIYVPGCPPRPEALIYAVMQLQKKVRGEAFDQLGHQLPMVDAWTR; from the coding sequence ATGGCACTGAAGGAACTGTTTGACCGCGACTGGCAGGAACTCGAATCTGAAGGCATCCTGTTTTCCAACCTGGAAAAGCTGGTGGCCTGGGGCCGCAGCAACTCGCTGTGGCCAGCAACCTTCGGGCTGGCGTGCTGCGCCATCGAGATGATGAGCAGCACCAACGCCCGCAACGACATGGCCCGCTTCGGCAGCGAGGTGTTCCGCGCCTCGCCCCGGCAGGCGGACGTGATGATCGTGGCCGGGCGCCTGAGCAAGAAGATGGCCCCGGTGATGCGCCGGGTCTATGACCAGATGCCCGACCCCAAGTGGGTGATCGCCATGGGCGCGTGCGCCAGCAGCGGGGGGATGTTCAACAACTACGCCATCGTGCAGAACGTCGACAGCGTGGTGCCGGTGGACATTTACGTTCCGGGCTGCCCGCCTCGCCCTGAAGCGCTGATCTACGCCGTGATGCAGCTGCAGAAGAAAGTGCGGGGCGAGGCTTTTGACCAGCTGGGTCATCAGCTGCCGATGGTGGACGCATGGACCCGCTGA
- the nuoD gene encoding NADH dehydrogenase (quinone) subunit D: MTSVPARPQESGPGTTGSSGGTLMHTEVMSLNVGPQHPSTHGVLRLVVDMDGEYVRKVVPHMGYLHTGFEKTFEHRTYQQGVTYAPRTDYLHCFGHELAYVLSVEKLMQAQVPDRASMIRVILHELGRIHSHLVFVGTGLLDLGALTPFFYAFREKESCVDLFEEATGYRMNQGFFRVGGLSRDVPEDWPGHVAQFLDQMERGVDEYTNLFANNPIFLDRARGVGVIPTDVALDLGLTGPNLRASGVPLDVRKAHPYCGYEAYDFNVISSTDGDSLARFTMRLLEFSESIKIIRQALARLKPGLIKDPNRKISLPPRHELETSMEAVIHHFKLVTEGFHPPTGEVYVPVEGARGEVGYYIVSDGGSVPYRVKIRAPSFVNLQALEYACVGAQFADLITILATIDPVLGDVDR; the protein is encoded by the coding sequence ATGACGAGCGTGCCCGCACGTCCCCAGGAGTCCGGCCCCGGCACCACCGGCAGTTCGGGCGGCACGCTGATGCACACCGAGGTGATGTCACTCAACGTCGGGCCGCAGCATCCCTCGACCCACGGGGTGCTGCGTCTGGTGGTGGACATGGACGGCGAGTACGTCCGGAAGGTCGTTCCCCACATGGGCTACCTGCACACCGGCTTCGAGAAGACCTTCGAGCACCGCACCTACCAGCAGGGCGTAACGTACGCGCCGCGCACGGATTACCTGCACTGCTTCGGGCATGAGCTGGCATACGTGCTGAGCGTGGAGAAGCTCATGCAGGCGCAGGTGCCCGACCGTGCCAGCATGATCCGCGTGATTCTGCACGAACTGGGCCGGATCCACAGCCATCTGGTCTTCGTGGGCACCGGCCTGCTTGACCTTGGTGCCCTGACTCCCTTCTTCTACGCCTTCCGCGAGAAGGAGTCGTGCGTGGACCTTTTTGAGGAGGCCACCGGCTACCGCATGAACCAGGGGTTCTTCCGGGTCGGCGGCCTGTCGCGCGACGTGCCCGAGGACTGGCCGGGGCACGTCGCTCAATTTCTCGATCAGATGGAGCGCGGGGTCGACGAGTACACCAACCTGTTTGCCAACAACCCCATCTTCCTGGACCGGGCGCGCGGCGTGGGCGTCATTCCCACCGACGTGGCGCTGGACCTGGGCCTGACCGGCCCGAACCTGCGCGCCAGCGGCGTGCCGCTCGATGTCCGCAAGGCCCATCCGTACTGCGGGTATGAGGCCTACGACTTCAACGTGATCAGCAGCACGGACGGCGACTCGCTGGCGCGCTTCACCATGCGGCTGCTGGAGTTCAGCGAAAGCATCAAAATTATCCGCCAGGCTCTCGCGCGCCTGAAGCCGGGTCTGATCAAGGATCCCAACCGAAAGATCAGCCTGCCGCCGCGCCACGAGCTGGAGACCAGCATGGAAGCGGTCATCCACCACTTCAAGCTGGTCACCGAGGGCTTTCATCCACCGACCGGCGAGGTCTACGTGCCGGTGGAAGGCGCACGTGGCGAGGTCGGGTATTACATCGTCTCGGACGGGGGCAGCGTGCCGTACCGCGTCAAGATCCGTGCGCCCAGCTTCGTCAATCTGCAGGCCCTGGAATACGCCTGTGTCGGCGCGCAGTTTGCCGATCTGATCACCATTCTCGCCACCATCGACCCTGTTCTGGGGGACGTGGACCGGTAA
- the nuoG gene encoding NADH-quinone oxidoreductase subunit NuoG produces MKVTVDGIELDLPAGTSAIDAVFQAGRDVPYFCAHSYLSPVGACRMCLVEAGTPRKNPDGNWALDEATGQPKIFWLPKPMASCTMQATEGMHVRTARTSEVVAKAQAGMMEFTLLNHPLDCPTCDKGGACELQDRAFEYGYGASRYGFDRRHAEKHYPLSDFVVLDQERCIHCKRCVRYFEEVPGQEVLDFIERGGHTFIDTEEGGLPVGFQGNITDICPVGALLDNVARFRGRNWEYDHTPTTCTLCPVGCSITVDARNGRIERIVAGENREVNEMWICDAGRFGHVSASDGRLYTPLVRGDDGQLRNATWDEAIERMNRGFAAVNLAELGLYLSADSTLEEGVALEALAGTLGARSVDHWPRQPSVGGAPSLTEVATADAVVIVGADLMKEAPVVQLRVLEMLRGGLIPPEFAHGTAIADLRLVERPGRKPEKLAVIGAQDTDLARQARINSPTPGPEALRGLIGLESPRDPLLVAATNLLAGAGAKGILILGAEALADMDAPLLAAVQAFAASLGTRVLALPAGPNSLGLGALGLVPRDGGRSYAQLAEAPAAFISRLDPAAQGLPARARGFTVVHDTHLTATARQADVVLPAVTNYEKRGTTVNLEGRLLPLHQAAVSSGEAADLIRALTALAEALRVRTTVRGQRSAQALVAQRLGQPVDSLPQGGTVVADLPRAAAPASGLTHTPRLWEIPLTHRESTSDWAEHITSLVDNRWELPMHGTSSSAPRAGGDD; encoded by the coding sequence ATGAAAGTGACTGTAGACGGAATCGAACTCGACCTCCCGGCTGGAACCAGCGCCATCGACGCGGTGTTTCAGGCCGGGCGGGATGTGCCGTACTTCTGTGCGCACAGCTACCTCTCGCCGGTCGGTGCGTGCCGCATGTGTCTGGTCGAGGCCGGAACGCCTCGCAAGAACCCCGACGGCAACTGGGCCTTGGACGAGGCCACCGGCCAGCCGAAAATCTTCTGGCTGCCCAAGCCCATGGCCTCGTGCACCATGCAGGCCACCGAGGGCATGCACGTGCGCACCGCCCGGACCTCCGAGGTGGTGGCCAAGGCGCAGGCCGGCATGATGGAATTCACGCTGCTCAACCACCCCCTCGACTGCCCCACCTGCGACAAGGGCGGCGCCTGCGAACTGCAGGACCGCGCCTTTGAGTACGGGTACGGGGCCAGCCGCTATGGTTTTGACCGGCGTCACGCCGAGAAGCATTACCCGCTGTCGGATTTCGTGGTGCTGGATCAGGAGCGCTGCATTCACTGCAAACGCTGCGTGCGCTACTTCGAGGAAGTGCCGGGCCAGGAAGTGCTGGACTTTATCGAGCGCGGTGGCCACACCTTCATCGACACCGAGGAAGGCGGGCTGCCGGTGGGTTTCCAGGGCAACATCACCGATATCTGCCCGGTGGGCGCGCTGCTGGACAACGTGGCGCGTTTCCGCGGGCGCAACTGGGAGTACGACCATACGCCGACCACCTGCACGCTGTGCCCGGTGGGCTGCTCGATCACGGTGGACGCCCGCAACGGGCGCATCGAGCGCATCGTGGCCGGCGAGAACCGCGAAGTGAACGAGATGTGGATCTGCGACGCGGGCCGTTTCGGGCACGTTTCAGCCTCCGACGGTCGCCTGTACACCCCGCTGGTCCGCGGTGACGACGGGCAGCTGAGGAACGCGACCTGGGACGAGGCCATCGAGCGGATGAACCGCGGCTTTGCCGCTGTGAACCTGGCTGAACTGGGCCTGTACCTCAGTGCCGACAGCACCCTGGAAGAAGGCGTGGCCCTGGAGGCCCTGGCCGGCACCCTGGGTGCGCGCAGTGTGGACCACTGGCCCCGCCAGCCCAGTGTCGGCGGCGCTCCCAGCCTGACGGAAGTCGCCACTGCCGACGCGGTCGTGATCGTGGGCGCGGACCTGATGAAGGAAGCGCCGGTCGTGCAGCTGCGGGTTCTGGAGATGCTGCGCGGCGGTCTGATTCCCCCCGAGTTCGCGCATGGCACCGCCATTGCCGATCTGCGTCTGGTCGAGCGCCCCGGCCGCAAGCCTGAAAAGCTCGCGGTCATTGGTGCCCAGGACACCGACCTGGCCCGGCAGGCGCGCATCAATTCGCCTACCCCCGGTCCGGAAGCCTTGCGTGGCCTGATTGGCCTGGAGTCCCCCCGCGACCCGCTGCTGGTTGCGGCCACCAACCTGCTGGCTGGAGCCGGAGCCAAAGGCATCCTGATTCTGGGTGCCGAAGCCCTGGCCGACATGGACGCGCCACTCCTGGCTGCTGTTCAGGCGTTCGCAGCCAGCCTGGGGACCCGGGTCCTGGCCCTGCCCGCCGGGCCCAACAGCCTGGGGCTGGGCGCACTGGGGCTCGTACCCCGCGATGGAGGCCGCAGCTACGCGCAGCTGGCCGAGGCTCCGGCGGCGTTCATCAGCCGTCTGGACCCGGCGGCCCAGGGACTGCCGGCCCGCGCACGCGGCTTCACCGTGGTGCACGACACCCACCTGACTGCCACCGCCCGTCAGGCAGACGTGGTGCTGCCGGCCGTGACCAACTACGAGAAGCGCGGCACCACCGTCAACCTCGAAGGTCGCCTGCTGCCACTGCACCAGGCTGCCGTGAGCAGCGGCGAGGCCGCCGACCTGATCCGCGCCCTGACGGCGCTGGCCGAAGCCCTGCGTGTCCGGACCACCGTGCGTGGCCAGCGCAGCGCCCAGGCACTGGTCGCGCAGCGGCTCGGTCAGCCGGTGGACAGCCTGCCACAGGGCGGCACGGTAGTGGCTGACCTGCCACGCGCGGCTGCCCCGGCGTCAGGACTGACTCATACGCCGAGGCTGTGGGAGATTCCTCTGACCCACCGTGAAAGCACCTCCGACTGGGCCGAGCACATTACTTCGCTGGTGGACAACCGCTGGGAGCTGCCCATGCACGGAACAAGCTCATCGGCCCCCAGAGCTGGAGGTGACGACTGA
- the nuoF gene encoding NADH-quinone oxidoreductase subunit NuoF, producing the protein MTVAEPAPKPITSAKDPRFAPTLYAHVGQPDSWTLAYYRDNGGYEAVRRAFEMGPDAVIDEVKKSGLRGRGGAGFATGLKWSFMPLNDGRKHYVICNADESEPGSFKDRYLLSEDPHQLIEGMLIAGYAMRATVGYIYIRGEYVHAAERVWQAIHEARAAGLLGRNVLGSGFDFDLQVHRGAGAYICGEETALMNSLEGLRANPRLKPPFPAAAGLYGLPTTINNVETFCAATQILKFGSEWHAGMGTERSKGMKLFQISGPVARPGVYELPLGTTFRELIYDWAGGPLEEMKAIIPGGSSCPMLPWSDRILDTPMDYEAIAAAGSMLGTGGVTLIPRADCIVNATWNLVRFYAHESCGKCTPCREGISGWMVKMYEKLVRGHGQPGDVQLILDMSENIGGRSFCALADACLGPVLSSISLFRDEYDQLATTGQPVYPARSRWKAE; encoded by the coding sequence ATGACTGTGGCTGAGCCGGCTCCCAAACCCATCACCAGTGCCAAAGACCCCCGCTTTGCGCCCACGCTGTATGCGCACGTGGGCCAGCCGGACAGCTGGACTCTGGCGTACTACCGCGACAACGGCGGTTACGAGGCAGTGCGCCGGGCCTTTGAGATGGGCCCCGACGCTGTCATCGACGAAGTCAAGAAGTCAGGCCTGCGCGGCCGCGGCGGCGCAGGGTTCGCGACCGGCCTGAAATGGTCGTTCATGCCGCTGAACGACGGCCGTAAGCACTACGTCATCTGCAATGCCGACGAGTCCGAGCCCGGTTCCTTCAAGGACCGCTACCTGCTGTCCGAGGATCCTCACCAGCTGATCGAGGGCATGCTCATCGCCGGGTACGCGATGCGTGCCACGGTCGGCTACATCTATATCCGCGGGGAATACGTGCATGCGGCCGAGCGTGTCTGGCAGGCCATTCACGAGGCGCGCGCGGCGGGTCTGCTGGGCCGCAACGTGCTGGGCAGCGGCTTCGACTTTGATCTGCAAGTGCACCGCGGCGCCGGAGCTTACATCTGCGGCGAGGAAACCGCACTCATGAACTCCCTGGAAGGTCTGCGCGCCAATCCACGGCTCAAGCCGCCATTTCCAGCCGCCGCCGGTCTGTACGGTCTGCCCACCACCATCAACAATGTGGAAACCTTCTGCGCCGCCACCCAGATCCTGAAGTTCGGGTCCGAGTGGCACGCGGGGATGGGCACCGAACGCAGCAAGGGCATGAAGCTGTTCCAGATTTCGGGCCCTGTAGCGCGGCCCGGGGTGTACGAGCTGCCACTGGGTACCACCTTCCGCGAGCTGATCTACGACTGGGCCGGCGGACCGCTGGAAGAGATGAAGGCCATCATCCCCGGTGGGTCCAGCTGCCCCATGCTGCCCTGGAGCGACAGGATCCTGGACACGCCCATGGATTACGAGGCCATCGCGGCGGCCGGCAGCATGCTCGGGACCGGGGGCGTGACCCTGATCCCGCGCGCCGACTGCATCGTGAATGCCACCTGGAACCTGGTGCGGTTCTACGCGCATGAGTCCTGCGGCAAGTGCACACCCTGCCGCGAGGGCATTTCGGGGTGGATGGTCAAGATGTACGAGAAGCTCGTGCGCGGCCACGGGCAGCCAGGCGACGTGCAGCTGATCCTGGACATGAGCGAGAACATCGGCGGGCGCAGTTTCTGCGCGCTGGCCGACGCCTGCCTGGGCCCGGTGCTGAGCTCGATCAGTCTTTTCCGTGACGAGTACGACCAGCTGGCCACCACGGGTCAGCCGGTGTACCCGGCAAGAAGCAGGTGGAAAGCCGAATGA
- a CDS encoding NADH-quinone oxidoreductase subunit C — MDPLTPAVTTPSAVTDSTRDVTALLRELGLTEEHAAEPTAVVPAADLRQVAQALKDRGFMLIDTVGIDYLKYPEARPARFCVLHNVYHPYDHRRVFLRVWLDDGQPLDSLYPVWRAANYLEREVYDLVGVEFTGHPDLRKVLTPDDLEGNPLRKDFPLGETPTLFREGRFLDPATFRAGLNGQQGGLTGYRGEYRRGQSGDREPPVMPAGGPK; from the coding sequence ATGGACCCGCTGACTCCGGCTGTGACGACACCTTCGGCCGTAACCGACTCGACCCGTGACGTCACGGCGCTGCTGAGAGAACTGGGCCTGACCGAGGAGCACGCTGCCGAGCCCACCGCTGTAGTGCCGGCAGCTGATCTGCGGCAGGTGGCCCAGGCCCTCAAGGACCGCGGCTTCATGCTGATCGACACCGTGGGCATCGACTACCTGAAGTACCCCGAGGCCCGCCCGGCCCGCTTCTGTGTGCTGCACAACGTCTACCATCCATACGACCACCGCCGCGTGTTCCTGCGCGTGTGGCTGGATGACGGGCAGCCGCTGGATAGCCTGTACCCGGTGTGGCGCGCAGCCAACTACCTGGAGCGCGAGGTGTACGACCTGGTGGGCGTGGAGTTCACCGGGCATCCGGACCTGCGCAAGGTGCTGACGCCTGACGACCTCGAAGGCAACCCGCTACGCAAGGACTTTCCGCTGGGTGAGACACCCACGCTGTTCCGCGAGGGGCGCTTTCTGGACCCGGCGACGTTCCGCGCGGGCCTCAACGGGCAGCAGGGCGGCCTGACCGGCTACCGCGGCGAGTACCGCCGTGGCCAGAGCGGCGACCGCGAGCCGCCGGTGATGCCGGCAGGAGGGCCGAAATGA